In Dehalococcoidia bacterium, the sequence TCGCGCAGCAGCTCCTCCCTGTGCTCCGCCACGCCCGCGCGACCGAAGCGCAGCGCCACCGCGGCGCCGTACGGTAGCGAAAACTGCGCATCGACCACGGTGTGCGGGTCGAGCTTGCGCTCGCGCGGCGCCGCGATTACGTTCCAGGCCACGCTGAGCACGCCCAGCTCCACGGCTTCGACGTCTTCGGCCTGTACGCCGCCCTCGCGCATGCACTGCAAGAGCGCGTCGAGCGGCGCCTGGTTGTAACGGCAGCAGGCGTGCGCCTTGCTGCTGGTGCGGAGCAACTCCGGATGCGACCAGTCGTCGAGCAGCGGCTCCGGCCGCGCGGCGCCGGAGAAGGCGTGGAAGAGGCCGTGCGCGTCCTCGAACACCGCCCGCGGGCCGCTGAAGCCGGCCAGCGCCAGCCGTGCCGCGATCGTGCCGCCGTGCGCCGCCCAGCCCGGGTGCAGCCGCTTCAAGAGCGAGCCGTCGCCGAGATACGCCTGCAGCCCGCCCGCCTGCGAGCCGGCGATGCCGAAGGCCGAGGCGATCTGACCCGGATCGGCGCCGAGTATTAGCCCGACGGCCGCCGCGGCGCCGAACGGGCCGCAGACCGCGGTCGGGTGAAAGCCGCGGGCGTACACTTCGGCCGGACCGAGCGCCATGCCCACGCGCGTCATCACCTCGTAGCCGGCGACGATCGCGGCCAGCAGATCGCGCCCGGTGGCGTCGGTTGCCTCCGCGGCGGCCAATGCGGCGGGAATCACGACCGCGCCCGGATGCGTGGACGATGGCTGGTGCGTGTCGTCCATCTCCAGTGCGTGGGAAGCGGCGCCGTTGAGCAGCGCGGCGTATTCGGGCAGCGCCAGGGCGCGCCCCCCTATGACCGTCGCCTCGCCTGGCGGCACATGCGCCAGCCCCGCCCGCAGACGCCGCGAAGACTCGGCCGCCGAGCCGCCCAGCGCGTTGCCGAGCAAGTCGAGCAGATACGCTGTCGCCTGGCCGCACAGCTCCGCGGCGAGCGCGCGGCGGCCCTCGTAGAACGCGTACGTACGCACGGCAAGCTGTTCGGCCAAGGTGGCGGTTGCCGGCATGAGGCACCTCAACGGCGGCGCGGCGATGTGCCGTCACCGCTGCCATCCTACCGCGCGGCTACTCCGCCTGCTTCGGCAGACGGTATCAAGGCCATCGGGGTTCCCATAGCGGGGCAGCAGATTGTCTTCGATCGCCGGCTTCGAAACCATATCTTAGCCGCCGGAACCTGCGTGCTATGCTTCTGGCCATGAGCGAGCCGATCGACGAGCGCCGGCTGGACGCCTGGCGCACCTTCCTCAAGACCCACGCGGCCGTGGTCGAGTGCATCGCCCGCGATCTGAGCGCGGCGGGCGTGGTGCCGCTCGAGTGGTACGACGTGCTGTCGGCGCTGTCCGGCGCGCCGGGAAGGCGGCTGCGCATGCGCGAGCTGGCCGAGGCG encodes:
- a CDS encoding MmgE/PrpD family protein — its product is MPATATLAEQLAVRTYAFYEGRRALAAELCGQATAYLLDLLGNALGGSAAESSRRLRAGLAHVPPGEATVIGGRALALPEYAALLNGAASHALEMDDTHQPSSTHPGAVVIPAALAAAEATDATGRDLLAAIVAGYEVMTRVGMALGPAEVYARGFHPTAVCGPFGAAAAVGLILGADPGQIASAFGIAGSQAGGLQAYLGDGSLLKRLHPGWAAHGGTIAARLALAGFSGPRAVFEDAHGLFHAFSGAARPEPLLDDWSHPELLRTSSKAHACCRYNQAPLDALLQCMREGGVQAEDVEAVELGVLSVAWNVIAAPRERKLDPHTVVDAQFSLPYGAAVALRFGRAGVAEHREELLRDPAVQALLPRVHCVRDASLDAEYPARWPATARLQTRDGREFHARVEFPKGDPENPLTPAELEAKFRALAGMALPPERLNAIVRLVTELDAAPSVRHLLAALGATVGAA